Genomic DNA from Thermotoga petrophila RKU-1:
CCTCCACGTCTTCTATCTCCACATCGAACTGAACATCTTCATCCACAAAAGAAACATCGGGTTGAGGCTTATTCAAAGGCCTTCCGCTGAGGGCAGAAAGCTCTCTCGCAACACCAATAATCGAAAGACAATCAGGCCTGTTTGGAGTTATCTCTATGTCCAGGACTCTTTCGTTGAGTCCATATTCCTCTACCACGTTCACACCGAGCTCCACGGGATCAGGGAAACGATAAACTCTGTCGGATTTTTCCTCAAGTCCCAATTCTTCAAGTGAGCAAAGCATACCCTCCGAGATAACCCCTTTGAACTCACGAGGCTCTATCTTGAGACCGTTGTTCAAGGTAGCTCCTTCGAGAGCCAGTATGACGTAGTCTCCTTCGTTCACGGTTTTATCGGCTGTGATGACCGTGTAGATTCTCTTTCCGGTGTCCACCTTGCACACGATGAGCTTTTCTGAGGCGGGATGATCGAACCTTTCTATCACCCTCGCTGTGATTATCTCTCCGGAAACGTTGAAAGGTCTCAGAATATCCTCCACACTCGTGCCAGAAAAAGTGAGTCTTTCCGCTATTTGCTCGATGTCCCAGTCGAGATCTACGAATTCTCTGAGCCAAGACTCGGGAACTCTCACCTCATCACACCCCCATCAGTAGCTACTGAGAAATCTCACGTCGTTTCTGACGAACTCTCTTATGTCTGTTATGCCGTACTTCAGCATGGCGATTCTTTCCACTCCCATTCCAAAAGCGTAACCCGTCCATTCTTCCGGATCGTATCCTACGTTCAAAAAGACGTTCGGATCGACCATGCCCGCTCCCAGAATCTCCAACCATCCGTACCCGGAAAGATAGACATCCACCTCAAAACTCGGTTCCGTGAACGGGAAAAAGCTCGGCCTCAAACGCACCTTCGCACCCTCGCCGAACATTCTTCGAGCGAACTCTTCGAGGGTGAATTTCAAATGAGCCACGCTGAGATCTCTATCTACGTGCAACCCTTCCACCTGGTGAAACATGGGAAGGTGCGTCGCATCGTAGTCTCTTCTGTAAACTTTTCCGGGTGATATGATAGCGATGGGAGGTTTTCTCTCGAGCATTGTTCTGATCTGAACGGGAGAAGTGTGAGTTCTGAGAAGGAGATCATCCGTTATGTAGAAAGAATCGTGTTCGTCCCTGGCTGGATGCCATTCCGGTGTGTTCAGTGCGTCGAAGTTGTGCCAGGTTGTTTCGATCTCCGGCCCTTCCACCACATCGAATCCCATCGATACAAAGATTCTCTCTATCTCTTCCATAACCTTCAGAACAGGGTGAGAATGTCCAAGTTTCCTCCTTGCCCCCGGTACTGTGACGTCTATTCTCATTTTTTCCATCTTTTCCTGTTCGAGTATCCTTTGGATTTGCTGTCTCTTTTCTTCGAAGAGTTTTTCTATCTTCTCTCTGAGTTCGTTCACTCTTTTACCGTAGGCAGGCCTTTCTTCAGGTGGGAGATTCTTGAGGTTTTTCATCAAGCCAGTGATTTTTCCTTTCTTTCCGAGAAACTCTATCCTGAAACTTTCCAGCTCCTGAACGTTCGATATCTTCGATAATTTCTCGATGGCTTCCTTTTCGACGGCTTCTATCTCCATCTCTCGTACCCCCTGTTCTGTTATACAAAAAAATGGCGGAGGCGGTGGGACTCGAACCCACAAGGGCCTCACGGCCCACCGGTTTTCGAGACCGGCTCCTTAGCCAGTTCGGACACGCCTCCGCGTCCTTCCATCTTCATATTTTATTTCATTTCGCCGCTAATTTCAATATTTCACGAACGTCTTCTCTTTCGAGCACCATTATTCTTCCCAAACTCGCTCCTTTAGGTTTCAGATTCTTTTCCACAAGAAGCATGACGTTGTCCACGATCTTGTCTATGTCTTCTTCTGGGATTCCCGCATCTTTGAGGGACACAGGAGCTCCTACCTTCTTCAGCCAGTTTTTGAAAGCTTCTATCCCTTTCAGAATCAGTTCCTCTCCCTCACCCTCAAATCCGAAGATTTTTTTCGCAAACCTTTCGAACTGCGCAGGATTCTTTCTGTACACATACTTCATCCACGCCGGAAACACAATGGCGAGACCCGCTCCGTGTGCAATATCGTAAAGAGCGCTGAGGGAGTGCTCGATCCTGTGACAAGCCCACTCTCCGCCCCTTCTTCCGACTGCCATCGTTCCATTGAGAGCGATCGTTGCAGACCACGCGAGATTTGCCCTTGCTTCGTAGTCATCCGGTTTTTCTATCAATCTTTCTGTCATTTTCATGATCGTTCTGATAGTACCTTCCGCTATTTCGTTGGAGATCTCAGGACTGCTCCCATCGAAATAGTACTCGAGGATGTGTGAGATCGCATCCACCGCTCCATAAACTGTTTGTTCTTTTGGAAGAGTGAATTGAACAGAAGGATCGATTATGGATACTTTTGGATAGAGAGCCTTCGAACTCACTCCATATTTTTCCTTCGTTTTCTCGTTCGTTATCACAGCATTACCGTTCATCTCCGTTCCCGTAGCCGAAATTGTTAGCACATCGAAAATAGGAAGGGCTTTCTCGATCTGGTATTTACCGATAAAAGCATCCCATATGTCGCCCTCGTATAGGGCACCAGCCGCTACTGCTTTTGCAGAATCCACAACGCTTCCTCCACCAACACCAAGAACAGCCTCCACCTTTTCTTTTTTCGCCACCTCGACGGCTTCGTGGACCTTGGAAAGGACTGGATTCGGCTTGACACCAGATACTTCTACCCACTCTATTCCGTGCTTTTTCAGTGAATCGACAACCTGATCATAAACGCCATTTTTCTTTATCGATCCACCACCGTATAGGAACAGCATCTTTCTGATTCCCGCGTTCTTTATCTCTTCTCCTATTTTTGGAATCGTTCCTCTTCCAAAGACGATCTTCGTGGGATTGTGGAAGACGAAGTTCTTCATCGATTACCACCTCCTCATTTCGATTGTATCATGATGGCTCAATCTCTATCTGGAAGGATCAGATTCAGGAAGATACCGACGAGGGCGGCAAGCCCTATTCCTTTCAGCTCCACCCTTCCTACTTTCAAAACAGCTCCACCGATACCAACAGTGAGCATCAAAGCGGTGATCATGAGGTTTCTTGGCTTAGAGAAATCCACCTCTGCGTTCACCATGGTTCTCACACCTACGGAAGTGATCATACCGAAGAGGATGAGACTCACTCCACCCATCACTGCCTGAGGGATCGTTTGAAGGATCGCACCGAACTTCGACACGAAGGCGGCGAATATGGCCACAAGGGCTGCTCCTCTGAGAACGGAAGGATCGTACACCCTCGTGAGGGCCAGCACTCCCGTGTTTTCACTGTAAGTGGTGTTCGCAGGACCTCCAAGAAGACCGGCCACAGCCGTTGCGAGTCCATCACCGAGGAGTGTTCTGTGAAGACCGGGCTTGTCGAAGAAATTCTTACCGACAACCGCCCCGTTAGTGGTGATATCTCCAAGATGTTCCATGAAGGTAGCGAGGGTCACCGGGACGATCATGAATATCGCTCCGTAGTCGAACTTCGGAAGCATTACTTTTGGTACACTGAAGAGAGGTGTGCTCACTATCACACTGGTATCGATCTTTCCCATGAAGAGTCCTGCTACGTATCCAACAACGACTCCTGTGATCACTGGAACCATGCTGAAGAAGCCTCTCGTCATGGTTGAAACGAAAACGACAGTGGCTATGACGATGAGGGCAAGCGGCCAATCACTCGATGCCATCTGGATGGCAACGGGGCTGAGCGTGAGCCCTATCACCATGATCATACTTCCGGTGACAACGGGAGGGAGAATCTTTTTCACCTTTTCCGGACCAACTGCCTTCACTATCAAAGCGTACAAAACATAGAACAGACCCGCTACGAATATTCCGCCCGTCGCGTAGGCGAGATCTCCGTAGATCTCTTTCACTGCCAGAATAGGAGCGATGAAGGCAAAGCTCGACCCAAGAAAGACTGGTACAATCCCGCCTGTTACAAAATGGAAGATGAGCGTGCCGATTCCCGCGGTGAGAAGCGCTACAAGAGGATCGAGCCCCGTGATGAGAGGGACCAGAACGGTGGCACCGAACATGGCAACGAAGTGCTGAAGTGCCAGCAGGAACCATCTCCATCCACTGACCTTGGTAACCGCTCCTTCGAACTCCATGGGAACACCTCCTGACATTTAAAAATAAAGGCTCTTTGAATCAAAGAGCCTTCAGTTTCTGTTTTTCAATTTTTCTCTCAAAACGAAAAAGACGAACTTTGAAACCTGCACCGGTACCTTTCTTTTACTCAAAGGAGACTGGAAAAACCTGTAAAGCCACTCCAGGTTCATCCTCTGAACCCATTCCGGTGCGCGTTTCTTTTTGCCCGATACGACGTCTATGGATCCTCCAACACCCATGGCGAGCTTCACGTTCAGCTGTGGAAAGTTCCTATATATCCACTCCTCCTGACGGGGAACACCCATCCCGACAAAGAGAAGATCGGTTGAACTTCTGTTTATATCTTCAACGATTTTCGGTGATTCTTTTTCGGAGAAGAAACCGTCGTGACAGCCCACAACTCTCACACCCGATCTCTCCAGTACTTGTTTTGCCTTCTCAACGATTTCCCTTTTCGTTCCGAGAAGATACACCTTCCAGCCTTTTTCTTTCGATCTTTCACAGAGGTGTTTCATGATCTCTATTCCAGGCAACCTTTCAGTCGTCTCCCCTGTGAGAGTTTTCATAGCCCAGACAACACCGAAACCATCGGGTACAACGAGGTCCGCAGAGTTCACGATAGCTCTATATCCTGCATCTTCTATGGCTTTCAAAAGAATCGAAGCGTTCATGGTGACAACGAAGGTTTTAATGTCTTTCTCTATCCTCTCCTCGATCGCGTTCAGGAATTCCCGCCTTGTCCCCGATAGAACTTTCGTTCCGAAAAGTTCGATCTCTTTCACCCCGTTTTCCTCCAAAAAAAAGCGGAGGGAAGACCTCCGCTTTCTGCTGGTGCCGAGGGCGGGACTTGAACCCGCACGGGGAAACCCCCACATGATCCTGAGTCATGCGCGTCTGCCAGTTCCGCCACCTCGGCACTCCTCTCCGTTCAGATAGTTTAGCACCTTCTTCCGCGAGCGTCAAGAGTTTTCCCTCTTTTCCAGTATCATCGGCTGGACGATCAGCGTGAAAACGGCCCCAACACCTATTCCGAGCATCATAAGCAGAGATATGTTTTTAAAGAGTGCGAGTTCAGAGAAGAGAAGAACGGCGAATCCCGAGATCAATCCCAGCGCGTTTGTGAGAACAGATGGTCCCACGTTCTTGACCACAAGGTACGGATCTCTCAGCCTCTTCTCTTCCGAAGCAATGTGAATGGAATAATCTATCACAAGACCCATGAGAATACCGGAGGTGATCGATGTTGACACATCCAGACTGATCCCAAAGAGGGCCATGAACAGGAAGTTGAACACCGTCGTGAAAGCGATTGGAACCATCACACTGAGTGTGGTGAGCGGTCTTCGGAATATGATGAAGACCATGGCAAAGATCAGAACTGAAGCAATGACGATGCTCTGTATCTGTGATTTCATGATGCTTTCGTTGATATCGTCCCAGATCAGAACGGATCCCGCCACATAGTGTGACCAGCCCGTTTCGCTCATCACTTTGTTGATCAGATCTACCACTTTTTTCACATGTTCGTATCCTTCCGGTGTGAGATTGACGATCAACCTTATCCTGTTTCTATCTCCGATGAAGGTCTTGAGAAACGGGTTCGTTCTGGAGAGCGCGTACATTATCGGAACGGGAATATCCACAGGAAACACCACACTGGAGACGTACTCGCTCTTTTCTATCTTTTCGATTAGCTCTTTCAAGGTCTTGGAATCCGTTCCAACGAATGGAACAGTTTTCTCCAGCACCAGATAGATCGGCTCTCTCGTGTTGAACTTTTCCACGATGAGGTCGTAAGCTTTTCTGAGTTCGGAATCCCTCTCAAAATAGGACACCATATCTGAACCCACCTGTACTCTTTTGAGCAGAAACGGTGAAAGAGCCGCCATCACCAGGAAAACAACGAGAACGATCAAAGCGATCTTTCTTCCCACGTACTTCATTCCAAAGCTCCTTGGAGTTCTCTTTGGAGTGTAGTTTCTGAAGATCTCCACACCGGATGTGAATATCACAAGAACCACAACAGCGAGTCCGGAAGAAACCAGAATTCCGAGTTCTCTGAACGCCCTTATATCGATGAAGACGAAAGACATGAATCCCGCTGCGGTGGTGAGCATCGAAAAAAGTATGGGTTTGAAGATGTGTTTTACCGCCTCTTTTTTTTCACTGAACCTGAACAGCGCGTTGTAGAAGTGAAGCCCGTACGCAGAGCCGATGATGAGGAGAAAGGTGATGGTCATCACGGTCATGGTGTTGAGGCTCTTTCCCATAGCGAAAAACACAGCGAACACAAAAAACGTGGACAGCACAGGAACCATCAAAGAAAAGAGCGCTGCTCTGAAGGATCTCAGCTGGTAGTAGAAGAGAAGAAAGATCACAAGAAACATGAAAATAGGATAAACGAAAGTCTGCCTCACCAGCTCTTTGAAAAGAGCGCTGTCTATCACTGGTTCACCAAACAGGTAATTTTTCTCGAAGTAGCCGGACACGAGACTTTTTATCTCGGGTATTTTGTCCCTTGCGTTGACACCTTCTTTGAATATCACGTTCAAAAGCGCGTACTTCCCATCTTCTGTGATGAAACTCTTCGCGTTCGGGTCATTCAAAACGTCGTTTGAAATTTTCCCATCTTTGAAGTAATAGTCCATTCTGAAACCAGAAAACCTTGGAAGGTTCACGGGACTCATAACACTCGAGATGTCTTCTCTTTTTTCCAGAGCCTCGTGGAGTTCGTACAGAGCCCTTGCGTCTTCGAAGAAGTTCTTATCACCTTCGACAACGATCACAATCGAGGAACTTCCGCCGAACTCCCTGTTCACACGAAAGAGGTTCTTCACGTTTTCGTTCGTGGTCTTTTCAGGATCTCCATTGTAACCCGGAAGGAACACCTCAGGACCGGTCTCTATCTTTCCAAGAGAAAAAACAACAAGGAACGAAAGGAAAACCAGCACCACGTATATTGTGGTGAAGAAGTACCTTCTCATGCTACCTTCCCTCCCTCGACAAGGCTTCCACCATTCGATTGAATCCTTCGCTCACCACTTTGAGATCTTCCTCGGAAAATTTCTCAAGAACACTTTTCAAAAGACTTTCGAAGTTCGAAAGAATCTCTTCGAAGATTTTCTTTCCCTTTTCGGTCAAGACCACCCGGTACGTTCTTCTATCAACAGGGTCCATCTCTCTGACGACCAGGCCTCTTTTCTCCAGAGAATCCACCACGTTCGTTACGTTGCTCTTCGTTGTGGAAAGAAACTCCGCTATCTCCTTCATCTTTTTTGGACCGAAGAGAGCCACGTAGAGGAACGCGTAGAGCTCCGTTGTTTTCATGTCAGAGATCTCTTCGTTCGATGGAAGATAACTGGAAAACCTCATCACCAGCGAAAAGAGTGTTTTGAATATCTCCAGAGCATCCATGTCTTCACCTCCCATTTTTTGACAGTTCAATTATAGAACAGTTCAATTATTTTACCAAATGGTTCGTTTCCAAAATCAACAAAGGGAAAGGACTCGTTTTTGGATGTTAATTAGTTAAGACAAAGATTTTTGCAAGATTTGTAAATTCTTTCATAAACTTGCGCACTAATTGAACTTTTGGTATAATTCCAAGAGAACATCTTTCAAAAGGGGGGATTAAGATGAAGAAAATTTTCTTGTCTCTTTCGATAGCCGCAATCCTGCTTTTCACTATGGGAACCAGCTGTGAATCGAGGGTTCAAGTACCTGTGCCTTTCCCGGAGGTGAAGGTGGAAACACCTAAGGTGGATCTTGGATTCAAAGTGGTGAAACCAACCGGAACAGAGGATTTCTTTGAAGATTTCGAATCCTATGGTCAGGGCCAGGTTGCTCCGTTCGGTCCCTGGAAAGTCTTGGAAGAAAGTCCTCACGTTGAAGAAGGAGTCCAACCTGATAAAACTATCGGAAAGATATTGAGAGTGGAGGGAAATCAGGGAATCTTCACACCTGGGGAGTGGACAAATTTTATCCTCGAGTGTAACCTGAGGCTCAACGGAATTCTTGCAGACGGGATAGTTCTATTCAGGTTATCCGATGATGCAAAAAAGGGGTTCTATGTTAACATCAATCTCTTTGGTGCTTCACTGCACAAATTTGCGGGGAGTATCGATATGAAGATTGCTGAGAACACAAGTGTTAAAGCCAGTGAGGACGTGTGGCACTACCTAAAGTTGGTGGTCAACGGACAGAACATAAAGGTGTATCTGGATGGAAAGAAAATTATAGATGTTCAAGATCCGGATGTATTCCCTGGAGGAATTGGGTTTGCAAGAGCTGAGGATACAGCTTTCTACGACAATGTAAGGGTTGAAACTCTCATTGAATAAATGAATGTAGAGTTTCTTCATATTTGTTTCTTTTCATCCATTTCATCATCTTCCTGAAGTGAAATCCAGCTGTCATTTCACCCACCACTTGTTCCAGAAAACGTGAGACTCTCTGTGTATCTTCAGAGAGTCCTTCAACTATCTGATCATCTCACCAAATAGTTCACTTTCCGAACCATCAGGTGTAAAATAGATACCGGTGATGAAGATGAAATATTCACTCTTGAAGAGTTACCTTCCAAAGGAAGAAGTACCAGGGATCAGAAAAGAACTCATAAAATTAGCACTCCCTGCCATGGGAGAAAACGTGCTCCAGATGCTCTTTGGAATGGCAGACACCGCCTTTTTGGGACATTACTCATGGAAAGCGATGAGCGGTGTGGGACTCTCCAACCAGGTATTCTGGGTGGTTCAGGTCGTTCTGATCGCCGCCAGTATGGGAGCCACCGTCACGATAGCGAACGCCATCGGAGCGGGCAACAGGAAAGCTGTGAGGTCCCTTGCCTGGAACAGTGTCTTTCTCGCCATATTCACGGGTGTTATTCTCACCGCCCTCACACCGCTCTCCGATGTACTGATAAACATCTTTCCGAATCTGGAAGGAGAAATAGAATCATCCGCGAAGGAGTATCTGAAAGTCATCCTTTCCGGTTCCATGGGCTTTTCCATCATGGCCGTGTTCTCTGCGATACTCAGGGGTGCTGGTGACACAAAAACGCCGATGATCGTCACTGGTCTCACGAACTTTCTGAACATCTTCCTCGATTACGCCATGATCTTTGGAAAGTTCGGATTCCCGGAGATGGGGGTCAGAGGAGCAGCAGTTGCGACGATCCTCTCAAGATTTGTGGGAGCAGCGATCCTCACGTACGTGATATTCAAAAGAGAGGAGTTCCAGCTCAGAAAAGGGTTTGTTCCTCCCAAGTGGTCCAGTCAAAAAGAAATTCTCCGTGTTGGATTTCCAACTGCCATAGAGAACTTCGTTTTTTCCACAGGTGTTTTGATGTTTGCGAACATCCTGCTCATCGCAGGAGCTGAAGCGTACGCTGGACACAGAATAGGTATAAACGTCGAGTCTCTATCTTTCATGCCCGCGTTTGGAATCTCGGTCGCTATCACCACACTGGTTGGAAGGTACAACGGAATGGGAAACAAGGAACACGTTCTTGGAGTCATTCGACAGGGATGGATCCTGAGTCTTCTGTTTCAGGTGACGGTTGGTATTATAATCTTTCTTTTTCCAGAGCCACTGATACGCATCTTCACCAGTGATCCACAGATAATAGAGATCTCAAAACTCCCCGTCAAGATAATTGGACTCTTCCAATTTTTCCTCGCAATAGATTCAACCATGAACGGTGCCCTCAGGGGGACGGGAAACACCCTTCCACCGATGATCATCACCTTCATCTCCATCTGGACCGTGAGGCTTCCCGTCGCCTTCGTGATGGTGAAGTACTTCCAGCTTGGGCTTCTCGGTGCCTGGATCGGAATGATCGCAGACATCATCTTTCGAAGTACACTGAAGCTCCTCTTCTTCCTCTCCGGCAAGTGGGAAAAGAGAGCCGTCCTCACACGGGAGAGAGTGAAAGAGTTGGGATAATTCATTCATCTGGATCGAAAAACTACCTCACCCTCTTTGATCGTCATCACAACGTTCAAATCTTCATCGAGGAGAACAAGATCCGCCCTCGTTCCTTCGGCTATTCTTCCTCTGTCATCCAGTCCCAGTTCAACACAGCTGTTGTACGAGGACACTTTTGCAAGTTCTGTAAGGGAACACCCCGTGAACTTTCTGAAGTTCTTCACGGCCTGCGAGAAAAGGAGCGTGCTTCCCGCGAGTGTACCATCTTCCAACCTCGGAACACCGCCTTCCACCTTCACCACGAGATCTCCCAGGGTGGTCGTTCCATCTTTGAGACCCGCCACGGATATAGAATCTGTGACCAGAACGATTCCATCCGCTTTTTTCACTTTGTAGACGAGTTTCACCATCTCCTTAGAAAGATGCACCCCGTCGCAGATGAGCTCCAGCTTC
This window encodes:
- the pheS gene encoding phenylalanine--tRNA ligase subunit alpha, translating into MEIEAVEKEAIEKLSKISNVQELESFRIEFLGKKGKITGLMKNLKNLPPEERPAYGKRVNELREKIEKLFEEKRQQIQRILEQEKMEKMRIDVTVPGARRKLGHSHPVLKVMEEIERIFVSMGFDVVEGPEIETTWHNFDALNTPEWHPARDEHDSFYITDDLLLRTHTSPVQIRTMLERKPPIAIISPGKVYRRDYDATHLPMFHQVEGLHVDRDLSVAHLKFTLEEFARRMFGEGAKVRLRPSFFPFTEPSFEVDVYLSGYGWLEILGAGMVDPNVFLNVGYDPEEWTGYAFGMGVERIAMLKYGITDIREFVRNDVRFLSSY
- a CDS encoding iron-containing alcohol dehydrogenase translates to MKNFVFHNPTKIVFGRGTIPKIGEEIKNAGIRKMLFLYGGGSIKKNGVYDQVVDSLKKHGIEWVEVSGVKPNPVLSKVHEAVEVAKKEKVEAVLGVGGGSVVDSAKAVAAGALYEGDIWDAFIGKYQIEKALPIFDVLTISATGTEMNGNAVITNEKTKEKYGVSSKALYPKVSIIDPSVQFTLPKEQTVYGAVDAISHILEYYFDGSSPEISNEIAEGTIRTIMKMTERLIEKPDDYEARANLAWSATIALNGTMAVGRRGGEWACHRIEHSLSALYDIAHGAGLAIVFPAWMKYVYRKNPAQFERFAKKIFGFEGEGEELILKGIEAFKNWLKKVGAPVSLKDAGIPEEDIDKIVDNVMLLVEKNLKPKGASLGRIMVLEREDVREILKLAAK
- a CDS encoding uracil-xanthine permease family protein; this translates as MEFEGAVTKVSGWRWFLLALQHFVAMFGATVLVPLITGLDPLVALLTAGIGTLIFHFVTGGIVPVFLGSSFAFIAPILAVKEIYGDLAYATGGIFVAGLFYVLYALIVKAVGPEKVKKILPPVVTGSMIMVIGLTLSPVAIQMASSDWPLALIVIATVVFVSTMTRGFFSMVPVITGVVVGYVAGLFMGKIDTSVIVSTPLFSVPKVMLPKFDYGAIFMIVPVTLATFMEHLGDITTNGAVVGKNFFDKPGLHRTLLGDGLATAVAGLLGGPANTTYSENTGVLALTRVYDPSVLRGAALVAIFAAFVSKFGAILQTIPQAVMGGVSLILFGMITSVGVRTMVNAEVDFSKPRNLMITALMLTVGIGGAVLKVGRVELKGIGLAALVGIFLNLILPDRD
- a CDS encoding WecB/TagA/CpsF family glycosyltransferase; translated protein: MKEIELFGTKVLSGTRREFLNAIEERIEKDIKTFVVTMNASILLKAIEDAGYRAIVNSADLVVPDGFGVVWAMKTLTGETTERLPGIEIMKHLCERSKEKGWKVYLLGTKREIVEKAKQVLERSGVRVVGCHDGFFSEKESPKIVEDINRSSTDLLFVGMGVPRQEEWIYRNFPQLNVKLAMGVGGSIDVVSGKKKRAPEWVQRMNLEWLYRFFQSPLSKRKVPVQVSKFVFFVLREKLKNRN
- a CDS encoding efflux RND transporter permease subunit produces the protein MRRYFFTTIYVVLVFLSFLVVFSLGKIETGPEVFLPGYNGDPEKTTNENVKNLFRVNREFGGSSSIVIVVEGDKNFFEDARALYELHEALEKREDISSVMSPVNLPRFSGFRMDYYFKDGKISNDVLNDPNAKSFITEDGKYALLNVIFKEGVNARDKIPEIKSLVSGYFEKNYLFGEPVIDSALFKELVRQTFVYPIFMFLVIFLLFYYQLRSFRAALFSLMVPVLSTFFVFAVFFAMGKSLNTMTVMTITFLLIIGSAYGLHFYNALFRFSEKKEAVKHIFKPILFSMLTTAAGFMSFVFIDIRAFRELGILVSSGLAVVVLVIFTSGVEIFRNYTPKRTPRSFGMKYVGRKIALIVLVVFLVMAALSPFLLKRVQVGSDMVSYFERDSELRKAYDLIVEKFNTREPIYLVLEKTVPFVGTDSKTLKELIEKIEKSEYVSSVVFPVDIPVPIMYALSRTNPFLKTFIGDRNRIRLIVNLTPEGYEHVKKVVDLINKVMSETGWSHYVAGSVLIWDDINESIMKSQIQSIVIASVLIFAMVFIIFRRPLTTLSVMVPIAFTTVFNFLFMALFGISLDVSTSITSGILMGLVIDYSIHIASEEKRLRDPYLVVKNVGPSVLTNALGLISGFAVLLFSELALFKNISLLMMLGIGVGAVFTLIVQPMILEKRENS
- a CDS encoding MarR family winged helix-turn-helix transcriptional regulator, which gives rise to MDALEIFKTLFSLVMRFSSYLPSNEEISDMKTTELYAFLYVALFGPKKMKEIAEFLSTTKSNVTNVVDSLEKRGLVVREMDPVDRRTYRVVLTEKGKKIFEEILSNFESLLKSVLEKFSEEDLKVVSEGFNRMVEALSREGR
- a CDS encoding 3-keto-disaccharide hydrolase, translated to MDLGFKVVKPTGTEDFFEDFESYGQGQVAPFGPWKVLEESPHVEEGVQPDKTIGKILRVEGNQGIFTPGEWTNFILECNLRLNGILADGIVLFRLSDDAKKGFYVNINLFGASLHKFAGSIDMKIAENTSVKASEDVWHYLKLVVNGQNIKVYLDGKKIIDVQDPDVFPGGIGFARAEDTAFYDNVRVETLIE
- a CDS encoding MATE family efflux transporter, whose translation is MKYSLLKSYLPKEEVPGIRKELIKLALPAMGENVLQMLFGMADTAFLGHYSWKAMSGVGLSNQVFWVVQVVLIAASMGATVTIANAIGAGNRKAVRSLAWNSVFLAIFTGVILTALTPLSDVLINIFPNLEGEIESSAKEYLKVILSGSMGFSIMAVFSAILRGAGDTKTPMIVTGLTNFLNIFLDYAMIFGKFGFPEMGVRGAAVATILSRFVGAAILTYVIFKREEFQLRKGFVPPKWSSQKEILRVGFPTAIENFVFSTGVLMFANILLIAGAEAYAGHRIGINVESLSFMPAFGISVAITTLVGRYNGMGNKEHVLGVIRQGWILSLLFQVTVGIIIFLFPEPLIRIFTSDPQIIEISKLPVKIIGLFQFFLAIDSTMNGALRGTGNTLPPMIITFISIWTVRLPVAFVMVKYFQLGLLGAWIGMIADIIFRSTLKLLFFLSGKWEKRAVLTRERVKELG